In Marinobacter salsuginis, one DNA window encodes the following:
- the ubiG gene encoding bifunctional 2-polyprenyl-6-hydroxyphenol methylase/3-demethylubiquinol 3-O-methyltransferase UbiG: protein MTNQNVDRNEIAKFEALASRWWDPTSEFKPLHDINPLRLNYIDERVSLAGKRALDVGCGGGLLSEGMAQRGAHVTGIDMGEAPLAVARLHGMESGVNVDYQQITVEELAQDSEHAGQYDVVTCLEMLEHVPDPASVIKACAAMLKPGGHLFVSTINRNPKSFLFAIVGAEYVLRLLPKGTHEWKKFIRPSEMSDHLRHAGLDVRELTGMTYNPITKIYKLGRDVDVNYLMHARDIREA from the coding sequence ATGACAAACCAGAATGTAGACCGGAACGAAATCGCCAAGTTCGAGGCCCTGGCCAGTCGCTGGTGGGACCCCACGAGCGAATTCAAACCGCTACACGACATCAATCCGCTACGCCTGAATTACATTGATGAGCGCGTATCCCTGGCTGGCAAGCGCGCCCTGGATGTCGGCTGCGGTGGCGGCCTTTTGTCTGAGGGCATGGCCCAGCGCGGCGCCCATGTTACCGGTATCGATATGGGCGAGGCGCCCCTTGCGGTCGCTCGACTCCATGGCATGGAGAGCGGTGTGAACGTGGATTACCAGCAAATCACCGTCGAAGAACTGGCGCAGGACAGCGAACATGCTGGCCAGTACGATGTCGTGACCTGTCTGGAAATGCTGGAGCATGTCCCGGATCCGGCATCGGTCATCAAGGCGTGTGCGGCCATGCTCAAACCCGGCGGCCATCTGTTTGTCTCGACCATCAACCGGAACCCCAAGTCGTTCCTGTTTGCCATTGTCGGCGCCGAATACGTGCTTCGTTTGCTACCAAAGGGCACTCACGAATGGAAGAAGTTTATCCGGCCCTCTGAAATGTCCGATCATCTGCGCCACGCAGGCCTGGATGTCCGGGAACTGACGGGTATGACCTATAACCCGATTACCAAGATCTATAAACTCGGTAGAGACGTGGACGTTAACTACCTGATGCACGCCAGGGATATCCGTGAAGCCTGA
- the gph gene encoding phosphoglycolate phosphatase (PGP is an essential enzyme in the glycolate salvage pathway in higher organisms (photorespiration in plants). Phosphoglycolate results from the oxidase activity of RubisCO in the Calvin cycle when concentrations of carbon dioxide are low relative to oxygen. This enzyme is a member of the Haloacid Dehalogenase (HAD) superfamily of aspartate-nucleophile hydrolase enzymes (PF00702).), whose amino-acid sequence MKPENTHQASAVLFDLDGTLIDTAPDFIRCLNQLREQYGMPALPPEHIRRSVSNGARAMIRVGFGLEPEHPEYLEKHTAFLDLYEAGVAVETRLFEGMDELLQALEEQGIPWGIVTNKPARFAVPLVEALNLANRCAALVCPDHVAQRKPHPEALFLACQQMGTEPGSGIYVGDHERDIEAGRNAGMKTIAVRYGYIEEPETIDLWQADLIADTVTDLAKLLQ is encoded by the coding sequence GTGAAGCCTGAAAACACGCATCAAGCCTCGGCAGTCCTGTTCGACCTGGATGGTACTCTGATTGACACGGCACCGGATTTCATCCGCTGCCTCAATCAGTTGCGGGAACAATACGGCATGCCCGCCCTGCCCCCGGAGCATATTCGACGCTCCGTCTCAAACGGCGCTCGGGCCATGATCCGGGTCGGCTTCGGCCTGGAACCGGAGCACCCGGAGTACCTGGAAAAACACACAGCTTTCCTCGACCTCTACGAGGCCGGAGTGGCTGTAGAAACCCGCCTGTTCGAAGGCATGGATGAATTACTCCAGGCTCTTGAGGAACAGGGGATCCCCTGGGGCATTGTCACCAACAAGCCTGCCCGTTTTGCGGTTCCGCTAGTCGAAGCTCTGAATCTTGCGAACCGATGCGCTGCCCTGGTGTGCCCCGATCATGTTGCCCAGCGCAAACCTCATCCGGAGGCCCTGTTTCTCGCCTGCCAGCAAATGGGAACCGAGCCTGGTTCAGGGATTTATGTAGGCGATCACGAACGGGACATCGAAGCAGGTCGCAATGCCGGAATGAAGACTATCGCGGTCCGCTACGGTTATATCGAAGAGCCGGAAACCATTG